Proteins from a genomic interval of Gammaproteobacteria bacterium:
- the lptF gene encoding LPS export ABC transporter permease LptF, whose translation MSLVSRYVLRECVAALLVVVSVLFVILMSNQFAEILGEAAADELPREAVFSVLGLTSLRYLTMLAPIGLFLGVLLALARLSRDSEMAALSACGIGPSRLLRPIALLAVTLAGVISWFALVQTPAASARIEQIKLQARESLQISAIEAGKFATPDSGDTVVYAREVKGDELYDVFVQRHVGGRVAVILAERGKRVHDAATGTMSFVLFDGTRYEGVPGSKTFSIVHFGEHGIPIRADEDEEYVVPVETRPTAALLGSRDPADAAELQWRISSPLSLLVLALLAVPLSRSSPREGRYSRIGAGLLLYIIYANSLSIARVWVERGYVPEWIGMWWVHAAAALLGILLLGRESGWFARAPRIEPAEAAS comes from the coding sequence GTGAGCCTCGTCAGCCGCTACGTTCTACGCGAGTGCGTCGCGGCGCTGCTGGTCGTGGTCTCGGTGCTGTTCGTCATTCTGATGAGCAACCAGTTCGCCGAGATCCTCGGCGAGGCCGCCGCCGACGAGCTGCCGAGAGAAGCGGTCTTCTCCGTGCTCGGCCTCACGTCCTTACGCTATCTGACGATGCTCGCTCCGATCGGCTTGTTCCTGGGCGTGCTGCTCGCGCTCGCCCGGCTCAGCCGCGATTCGGAGATGGCGGCCCTTTCGGCTTGCGGGATCGGCCCGTCGCGGCTTCTTCGGCCCATAGCGCTGCTGGCCGTGACGCTCGCCGGCGTGATCAGCTGGTTCGCTCTCGTGCAGACGCCGGCCGCGAGCGCACGGATCGAGCAGATCAAGCTGCAGGCGCGGGAGTCCCTGCAGATCTCCGCGATCGAGGCCGGGAAGTTCGCGACGCCCGATTCCGGCGACACCGTCGTGTACGCGCGCGAGGTGAAGGGCGACGAGCTGTACGATGTGTTCGTCCAGCGGCACGTCGGCGGCCGCGTGGCGGTGATCCTGGCCGAGCGGGGCAAGCGTGTGCACGACGCCGCCACCGGGACGATGTCGTTCGTGCTCTTCGACGGCACCCGCTACGAAGGCGTTCCGGGAAGCAAGACCTTCTCGATCGTCCATTTCGGCGAGCACGGCATCCCTATCCGCGCCGACGAGGACGAGGAATACGTCGTGCCCGTGGAGACCCGTCCGACGGCGGCGCTGCTCGGGTCCCGCGACCCGGCGGATGCGGCCGAGCTTCAGTGGCGCATCTCCTCGCCGCTGTCGCTGCTCGTGCTCGCGCTGCTCGCGGTTCCGCTCAGCCGCTCGTCTCCGCGGGAAGGCCGCTACTCCCGGATCGGCGCAGGGCTGCTCTTGTACATCATCTACGCGAACAGCCTGTCGATTGCGCGCGTGTGGGTGGAGCGGGGCTACGTGCCCGAGTGGATCGGCATGTGGTGGGTGCACGCGGCGGCCGCGCTCCTCGGGATTCTGCTGCTCGGGCGGGAGTCCGGCTGGTTCGCGCGCGCGCCGCGGATCGAGCCGGCGGAGGCGGCCTCCTGA
- the lptG gene encoding LPS export ABC transporter permease LptG, which produces MRLLTRYIALDVLRGVALTLSVLVAVAGFVELVGQLDDVGTNDYGFGDALAYVALRLPRTIFEILPPAALIGALLSLGNLAVHRELVVMRASGVSTLQLLASVSVAGLALLVAMVLLGESLAPSLGAYAREMRTRALNEDLVEAGQSTWLKSGDLIFNLRRRQGQIDFGGLYLYELGEGQRLERVARADSAVLGSGGEWLLANYEETRFLDGRVIVDRQRVAERRYDVSPDLLGLSAVREDLLDTPALRRYIRYLEENDLDATSYQIAYWSRMANVVSVLLMTVLALPFVLGGLRSAGKTGRLLVGLVIGLSFYVGTQMLANSGEVFDLDPRIVAWAPSAVLLAVTVVAFARMR; this is translated from the coding sequence ATGCGCCTCCTGACCCGCTACATCGCGCTGGACGTGCTGCGCGGCGTCGCGCTCACGCTCTCCGTGCTCGTTGCCGTCGCGGGGTTCGTCGAGCTCGTCGGGCAGCTCGACGACGTCGGGACGAACGACTACGGGTTCGGCGACGCGCTCGCATACGTCGCGCTGCGCTTGCCGCGCACGATATTCGAGATACTGCCCCCGGCGGCGCTGATCGGCGCGCTGCTCTCGCTCGGCAATCTGGCCGTGCATCGCGAGCTCGTCGTGATGCGCGCGAGCGGCGTATCGACGCTCCAGCTTCTCGCGTCCGTCTCCGTTGCGGGGCTGGCGCTCCTCGTCGCGATGGTGCTGCTTGGCGAATCGCTCGCGCCGTCGCTCGGTGCGTACGCGCGCGAGATGCGCACTCGGGCGCTGAACGAGGATCTCGTCGAGGCGGGGCAGTCGACGTGGCTGAAGAGCGGCGACCTGATCTTCAACCTGCGACGTCGGCAGGGGCAGATCGATTTCGGCGGCCTGTACCTGTACGAGCTCGGGGAGGGCCAGCGGCTCGAGCGGGTCGCGCGCGCCGACTCGGCGGTGCTCGGTTCCGGCGGCGAGTGGCTGCTCGCGAACTACGAGGAGACCCGCTTCCTCGACGGGCGCGTAATCGTCGACCGCCAGCGGGTCGCGGAACGCCGCTACGATGTGAGCCCGGACCTCCTCGGTCTCTCGGCCGTGCGCGAGGACCTCCTCGACACGCCTGCGCTGCGCCGCTACATCCGCTACCTCGAGGAGAACGATCTCGACGCCACCAGCTATCAGATCGCGTACTGGTCGCGAATGGCGAACGTCGTCTCGGTTCTGCTGATGACGGTGCTCGCCCTGCCGTTCGTGCTCGGCGGGCTGCGCTCGGCCGGAAAGACCGGCCGCCTGCTCGTAGGCCTCGTGATCGGCCTCTCGTTCTACGTCGGCACGCAGATGCTCGCGAACAGCGGCGAGGTGTTCGATCTCGATCCGCGCATCGTCGCCTGGGCGCCGAGCGCCGTCCTGCTCGCGGTAACGGTCGTCGCGTTCGCGCGCATGCGCTGA
- a CDS encoding RDD family protein, whose amino-acid sequence MTSAGRPGRPSAEGAAAGLPRRLAALVYDLMLLAGLLFVFTLAVFVLRGGRGVAPGTLWFQSSLGAVAMLFFTWFWTHGGQTLGMRAWRLRVVDAAGGPLGWGKALGRFFAALLSALPAGLGFWWAAIDPDKLCWHDRLSGTKVVRTAAGAR is encoded by the coding sequence GTGACGTCCGCCGGTCGCCCAGGACGCCCGTCCGCAGAAGGCGCGGCCGCCGGCCTGCCGCGGCGCCTCGCCGCGCTGGTCTACGACCTGATGCTGCTCGCGGGGCTGCTGTTCGTGTTCACGCTCGCCGTGTTCGTGCTGCGCGGCGGCCGGGGCGTCGCGCCCGGCACGCTCTGGTTCCAATCGAGCCTGGGCGCCGTCGCGATGCTTTTTTTCACGTGGTTCTGGACGCACGGCGGGCAGACGCTCGGCATGCGGGCGTGGCGGTTGCGCGTCGTCGATGCCGCGGGCGGGCCGCTCGGCTGGGGCAAGGCGCTCGGCCGCTTCTTCGCGGCGCTGCTCTCGGCCCTTCCGGCCGGGCTCGGTTTCTGGTGGGCCGCGATCGACCCTGACAAGCTCTGCTGGCACGACCGCCTCTCGGGCACGAAGGTCGTGCGCACGGCCGCCGGCGCACGGTGA
- a CDS encoding GNAT family N-acetyltransferase, with the protein MTAEDIVIEHDERGSRFVARVAGGEAYLTYVRLGPRTLDYYSTFVPESLRGRGIASALVRHALAYAKDRRLKIVPTCPFVAHVVQQDRSFDDLVVVDKSVEKGRSPTG; encoded by the coding sequence ATGACGGCCGAGGACATCGTCATCGAGCACGACGAGCGCGGGAGTCGCTTCGTGGCGCGCGTCGCGGGCGGCGAAGCGTACCTGACCTACGTGCGCCTCGGTCCGCGCACCCTCGACTACTACAGCACGTTCGTGCCGGAGTCGCTGCGGGGACGGGGCATCGCGTCGGCGCTCGTCCGCCATGCGCTCGCCTATGCAAAGGATCGGCGCCTGAAGATCGTCCCTACGTGCCCGTTCGTCGCACACGTCGTGCAGCAGGATCGATCGTTCGACGATCTCGTCGTTGTGGATAAGTCGGTGGAAAAGGGCCGATCGCCAACGGGTTAG
- a CDS encoding sulfite exporter TauE/SafE family protein produces the protein MPLVVVVVATGALLHASIGFGAALFAMPLLALIIDVPTATPLVALVMLTTIAVLLVRDWRHVMLGSVWRLVAGTVLGIPVGLVLLEGGRGEILRIVLGAVLVAYALWYFVRPSLPRIRANPGAWALGFVAGVLGGAYNTNGPPVILYGAAQRWPAARFRATLQGYFLPATVLITAGHGLSGLWTPRVLGLFAWSLPLVVLAALAGPRIGRAIPEERFSTVLHAGLAVVGIILML, from the coding sequence GTGCCGCTGGTTGTGGTCGTCGTCGCGACAGGCGCGCTGCTCCATGCCTCGATCGGATTCGGTGCGGCGTTGTTCGCGATGCCGCTGCTCGCTTTGATCATCGACGTGCCGACCGCGACGCCGCTCGTCGCGCTCGTGATGCTGACGACGATCGCCGTCCTCCTCGTTCGAGATTGGCGTCATGTCATGCTCGGCAGCGTGTGGCGTCTCGTCGCCGGCACGGTTCTCGGAATTCCCGTGGGCCTCGTGCTGCTCGAGGGCGGACGAGGCGAGATCCTGCGCATCGTCCTCGGCGCCGTGCTCGTGGCCTACGCGCTCTGGTACTTCGTGCGTCCGTCGCTTCCGCGCATCCGCGCGAACCCCGGCGCCTGGGCACTCGGCTTCGTCGCGGGCGTCCTCGGCGGCGCCTACAACACCAATGGGCCCCCCGTGATCCTCTACGGCGCGGCACAGCGCTGGCCCGCCGCTCGCTTTCGGGCGACGCTCCAGGGCTATTTCCTGCCGGCCACGGTCCTGATCACGGCGGGCCACGGGCTCAGCGGGCTCTGGACGCCGCGCGTGCTCGGGCTCTTCGCGTGGTCGTTGCCGCTCGTCGTGCTCGCGGCGCTCGCGGGCCCCCGGATCGGCCGCGCGATTCCCGAGGAGCGCTTTTCCACGGTCCTGCACGCCGGGCTCGCAGTCGTCGGGATCATCTTGATGCTCTAA